A window of Mangifera indica cultivar Alphonso chromosome 13, CATAS_Mindica_2.1, whole genome shotgun sequence contains these coding sequences:
- the LOC123195145 gene encoding topless-related protein 1-like isoform X2: MTSSLSRDLVFLILQFLDEEKFKETIHKLEQESGLFFSVKYFEDLVLSGKWDEVEKYLSGFTRVDDNRYSMKIYFEIRKQKYLEALDRNERGKAVDILVKDLKVFASFNEDLFKEITQLLTLENFRENDQLSSYRDTKTARPLMLVELKKLIEANPLFRDKLEFPNIKGSRLRMLINQRNANDPYAQLTASNQLISPVAKSGSFLPMGAHGPSAAVQIPLTAWMSTSSMITRPVASGGGTSFLTPLHSAAMTKGLGDLDIMTKTRISGVPDRIMLPGKNPGQNHCSATDELPKTVARTLTQGSVPTSMDFHPVQQTLLLVGTHAGDISLWEVSSAEKVVSRNFQVWNIGASSMSLKAALTKDPCVSVKCLLWSPDGSLFGVAYSKQIVQLYTYHGSHEIRQHLEIDAHIGSVNDIAFSNHNKQLSVITCGDDRTIKVWDVATGTKLYTFEGHMDAVHSVCPHSKDNVHFVFSTSVDGKIKAWLYDMMGLRVDYNAPGQSCSTMAYSADGKRLFSCGTNKEGESHMVEWNENEGTVKRTYRGFHKRSLGVVQFDTTKNRFLAAGDDYSIKFWDMDNSSLLTTIDTEGGLPASPRIRFNKEGTLLAVSANENRIKILATVDGIMLLCSNESHSLIASRIAPETVTKNGDSRNQEDVKPRLTEEVNPVKNWKLTEISKPSQLRTLRLSAHVKTDKISRLIYTNSGNGILALALNAIHLYWKWPRSEVNLSGKATSKVAPQLVQPASGILMTNDLAGAKPEDVVPCFALSKNDSYVMSTSGGKISLFNMMTFKTMTTFMEPPPASTYLAFHPQDNNIIAVGMDDSTIHIYNIRTDEAKNKLKGHSKRVTGLAFSHVLNILVSSGADAQIIIWSCDGWERQKSAFSHIPSGRTPAAASDTQVQFHHDQIHFLAVNETQLAIYDSMKLECEKQWVVGESSAPISHAAFSCDSQLVYSSFVDGSVRIFNASNLQLRCRVDSSAYLPSDVSSAAIYPRVIAAHPQEPNQFAIGLTDSSVHVLEPLESENKWGLPYPTHENGSASNGRPLSAVVVASDQHQG; the protein is encoded by the exons ATGACTTCTTCGCTTAGTAGAGACCTCGTCTTCTTGATATtgcagtttcttgatgaggaaaaattcaaagaaactattcacaa GCTTGAGCAAGAATCGGGTCTGTTCTTTAGTGTCAAGTACTTTGAAGACTTGGTGCTCAGTGGCAAATGGGATGAAGTTGAGAAGTACCTCTCTGGCTTCACTAGAGTTGATGATAACAGATATTCTATgaagatatattttgaaattcgGAAGCAAAAATACCTAGAGGCATTGGACAG GAATGAAAGGGGCAAGGCTGTAGATATTCTTGTTAAGGATCTGAAAGTTTTTGCTTCTTTCAATGAAGACTTATTTAAGGAGATTACTCAGCTCCttacattagaaaattttcg GGAAAATGATCAACTCTCTAGCTATAGAGATACAAAGACTGCAAGACCACTTATGTTGGTTGAGCTCAAGAAACTTATTGAGGCAAATCCCCTTTTCCGTGACAAATTGGAATTTCCTAACATAAAAGGTTCAAGGTTGAGGATGCTCATCAATCAAAG AAACGCCAATGATCCATATGCACAGCTAACCGCAAGCAATCAGCTAATAAGTCCTGTAGCAAAGTCAGGAAGTTTTCTTCCAATGGGTGCACATGGG CCATCAGCAGCAGTCCAAATTCCCTTGACTGCATGGATGTCTACTTCCTCAATGATAACTCGTCCTGTGGCGTCTGGAGGAGGAACTAGTTTTTTAACTCCTCTGCATTCAG CTGCAATGACAAAGGGTCTTGGGGATTTGGATATTATGACAAAAACAAGGATCTCAGGGGTTCCAGATAGG ATAATGTTGCCAGGAAAAAATCCTGGTCAAAATCACTGTTCAGCAACCGATGAATTACCTAAGACTGTCGCACGGACTTTAACTCAGGGTTCAGTTCCAACAAGCATGGACTTCCATCCAGTTCAACAGACTCTCCTTCTTG TTGGAACGCATGCGGGGGATATTAGTTTGTGGGAGGTTAGTTCTGCAGAGAAGGTGGTTTCAAGAAACTTTCAGGTATGGAATATTGGAGCAAGTTCAATGTCATTAAAG GCAGCGTTAACCAAAGATCCATGTGTCTCGGTAAAATGTTTATTGTGGAGCCCCGATGGGTCTTTATTTG gAGTTGCATATTCTAAACAAATAGTTCAGTTATACACTTATCATGGTTCACATGAAATTCGGCAGCATCTGGAG ATTGATGCTCATATTGGGAGTGTAAATGATATAGCATTCAGCAACCACAATAAGCAACTCTCTGTTATTACTTGTGGTGATGACAGGACCATCAAG gtATGGGATGTGGCTACTGGCACAAAATTGTACACATTTGAAGGTCATATGGATGCTGTACATTCTGTGTGCCCTCATTCCAAGGATAATGTTCAT TTTGTCTTTTCAACATCAGTGGATGGGAAGATAAAAGCTTGGCTGTATGACATGATGGGACTGAGGGTTGATTACAATGCACCAGGTCAGTCTTGTTCAACTATGGCATATAGTGCTGATGGAAAAAG GCTTTTCTCATGTGGGACCAATAAAGAAGGGGAGTCACACATGGTTGAATGGAATGAAAATGAAGGTACTGTGAAAAGAACATACAGAGGATTTCACAAGCGTTCTTTGGGTGTTGTACAATTTGATACTACCAAGAACAGGTTTCTGGCTGCTGGTGATGactattcaatcaaattctggGATATGGATAACTCTAGTCTTTTGACAACCATTGACACAGAGGGAGGCTTACCA GCAAGTCCACGTATCCGCTTCAACAAGGAGGGTACATTATTGGCTGTTTCCGCAAATGAGAACAGAATTAAAATCTTAGCAACAGTGGATGGTATCATGTTATTGTGCAGTAATGAAAGCCATTCTCTGATTGCCTCAAGAATAGCACCCGAGACTGTTACAAAG AATGGTGATTCTAGAAACCAGGAGGATGTTAAACCTAGATTAACTGAAGAAGTTAACCCAGTGAAGAATTGGAAGCTCACAGAGATTAGCAAACCTTCTCAGTTGCGCACATTGAGGCTCTCAGCTCATGTTAAAACGGATAAG ATCTCAAGGTTAATCTACACTAATTCGGGTAATGGCATTTTGGCATTAGCATTAAATGCCATTCACCTATATTGGAAGTGGCCCCGAAGTGAGGTTAATTTGAGTGGGAAG GCAACTAGCAAGGTTGCCCCTCAACTAGTGCAACCAGCATCAGGCATATTAATGACCAATGATTTAGCTGGTGCTAAGCCTGAAGATGTTGTGCCCTGCTTTGCTTTGTCGAAGAATGATTCCTATGTCATGTCAACATCTGGAGGGAAAATTTCCTTGTTCAACATGATGACATTTAAG ACTATGACAACCTTCATGGAGCCACCACCTGCATCAACATATCTTGCTTTCCACCCTCAAGATAACAATATAATTGCTGTTGGCATGGATGATTCCACcatacacatatataatattCGTACGGATGAG GccaaaaacaaacttaaagGTCACTCTAAAAGAGTCACTGGCCTTGCTTTTTCCCATGTGCTGAACATACTTGTTTCTTCAGGAGCCGATGCTCAG ATCATCATATGGAGCTGTGATGGGTGGGAGAGGCAGAAAAGTGCTTTCTCGCATATTCCATCTGGAAGGACTCCAGCAGCAGCATCGGATACACAAGTTCAGTTTCATCATGATCAGATTCACTTCCTCGCCGTAAATGAAACTCAGCTAGCCATATATGATTCAATGAAACTGGAGTGTGAAAAGCAG TGGGTCGTAGGAGAAAGCTCAGCTCCAATCTCCCATGCAGCATTCTCATGTGATAGCCAGTTGGTGTACAGCAGTTTTGTGGATGGCAGTGTGCGGATATTTAATGCATCAAATCTCCAACTAAGATGTCGAGTTGATTCTTCAGCTTATCTTCCATCTGATGTCAG TTCGGCGGCAATATACCCACGTGTGATTGCAGCACATCCACAAGAACCCAACCAATTTGCCATCGGACTGACTGATAGCAGCGTTCATGTCTTGGAGCCACTTGAATCTGAGAATAAATGGGGTCTTCCTTATCCAACTCATGAGAATGGCTCGGCAAGCAACGGTCGCCCTTTATCTGCCGTCGTAGTAGCTTCAGATCAGCACCAAGGCTGA
- the LOC123195145 gene encoding topless-related protein 1-like isoform X1 — translation MTSSLSRDLVFLILQFLDEEKFKETIHKLEQESGLFFSVKYFEDLVLSGKWDEVEKYLSGFTRVDDNRYSMKIYFEIRKQKYLEALDRNERGKAVDILVKDLKVFASFNEDLFKEITQLLTLENFRENDQLSSYRDTKTARPLMLVELKKLIEANPLFRDKLEFPNIKGSRLRMLINQSLNWQHSLCTNPRPNPDIKTLFVDHNCRNANDPYAQLTASNQLISPVAKSGSFLPMGAHGPSAAVQIPLTAWMSTSSMITRPVASGGGTSFLTPLHSAAMTKGLGDLDIMTKTRISGVPDRIMLPGKNPGQNHCSATDELPKTVARTLTQGSVPTSMDFHPVQQTLLLVGTHAGDISLWEVSSAEKVVSRNFQVWNIGASSMSLKAALTKDPCVSVKCLLWSPDGSLFGVAYSKQIVQLYTYHGSHEIRQHLEIDAHIGSVNDIAFSNHNKQLSVITCGDDRTIKVWDVATGTKLYTFEGHMDAVHSVCPHSKDNVHFVFSTSVDGKIKAWLYDMMGLRVDYNAPGQSCSTMAYSADGKRLFSCGTNKEGESHMVEWNENEGTVKRTYRGFHKRSLGVVQFDTTKNRFLAAGDDYSIKFWDMDNSSLLTTIDTEGGLPASPRIRFNKEGTLLAVSANENRIKILATVDGIMLLCSNESHSLIASRIAPETVTKNGDSRNQEDVKPRLTEEVNPVKNWKLTEISKPSQLRTLRLSAHVKTDKISRLIYTNSGNGILALALNAIHLYWKWPRSEVNLSGKATSKVAPQLVQPASGILMTNDLAGAKPEDVVPCFALSKNDSYVMSTSGGKISLFNMMTFKTMTTFMEPPPASTYLAFHPQDNNIIAVGMDDSTIHIYNIRTDEAKNKLKGHSKRVTGLAFSHVLNILVSSGADAQIIIWSCDGWERQKSAFSHIPSGRTPAAASDTQVQFHHDQIHFLAVNETQLAIYDSMKLECEKQWVVGESSAPISHAAFSCDSQLVYSSFVDGSVRIFNASNLQLRCRVDSSAYLPSDVSSAAIYPRVIAAHPQEPNQFAIGLTDSSVHVLEPLESENKWGLPYPTHENGSASNGRPLSAVVVASDQHQG, via the exons ATGACTTCTTCGCTTAGTAGAGACCTCGTCTTCTTGATATtgcagtttcttgatgaggaaaaattcaaagaaactattcacaa GCTTGAGCAAGAATCGGGTCTGTTCTTTAGTGTCAAGTACTTTGAAGACTTGGTGCTCAGTGGCAAATGGGATGAAGTTGAGAAGTACCTCTCTGGCTTCACTAGAGTTGATGATAACAGATATTCTATgaagatatattttgaaattcgGAAGCAAAAATACCTAGAGGCATTGGACAG GAATGAAAGGGGCAAGGCTGTAGATATTCTTGTTAAGGATCTGAAAGTTTTTGCTTCTTTCAATGAAGACTTATTTAAGGAGATTACTCAGCTCCttacattagaaaattttcg GGAAAATGATCAACTCTCTAGCTATAGAGATACAAAGACTGCAAGACCACTTATGTTGGTTGAGCTCAAGAAACTTATTGAGGCAAATCCCCTTTTCCGTGACAAATTGGAATTTCCTAACATAAAAGGTTCAAGGTTGAGGATGCTCATCAATCAAAG CTTGAACTGGCAGCATTCACTTTGCACAAATCCTAGGCCAAATCCTGATATAAAAACCCTTTTTGTGGATCACAATTGTAGAAACGCCAATGATCCATATGCACAGCTAACCGCAAGCAATCAGCTAATAAGTCCTGTAGCAAAGTCAGGAAGTTTTCTTCCAATGGGTGCACATGGG CCATCAGCAGCAGTCCAAATTCCCTTGACTGCATGGATGTCTACTTCCTCAATGATAACTCGTCCTGTGGCGTCTGGAGGAGGAACTAGTTTTTTAACTCCTCTGCATTCAG CTGCAATGACAAAGGGTCTTGGGGATTTGGATATTATGACAAAAACAAGGATCTCAGGGGTTCCAGATAGG ATAATGTTGCCAGGAAAAAATCCTGGTCAAAATCACTGTTCAGCAACCGATGAATTACCTAAGACTGTCGCACGGACTTTAACTCAGGGTTCAGTTCCAACAAGCATGGACTTCCATCCAGTTCAACAGACTCTCCTTCTTG TTGGAACGCATGCGGGGGATATTAGTTTGTGGGAGGTTAGTTCTGCAGAGAAGGTGGTTTCAAGAAACTTTCAGGTATGGAATATTGGAGCAAGTTCAATGTCATTAAAG GCAGCGTTAACCAAAGATCCATGTGTCTCGGTAAAATGTTTATTGTGGAGCCCCGATGGGTCTTTATTTG gAGTTGCATATTCTAAACAAATAGTTCAGTTATACACTTATCATGGTTCACATGAAATTCGGCAGCATCTGGAG ATTGATGCTCATATTGGGAGTGTAAATGATATAGCATTCAGCAACCACAATAAGCAACTCTCTGTTATTACTTGTGGTGATGACAGGACCATCAAG gtATGGGATGTGGCTACTGGCACAAAATTGTACACATTTGAAGGTCATATGGATGCTGTACATTCTGTGTGCCCTCATTCCAAGGATAATGTTCAT TTTGTCTTTTCAACATCAGTGGATGGGAAGATAAAAGCTTGGCTGTATGACATGATGGGACTGAGGGTTGATTACAATGCACCAGGTCAGTCTTGTTCAACTATGGCATATAGTGCTGATGGAAAAAG GCTTTTCTCATGTGGGACCAATAAAGAAGGGGAGTCACACATGGTTGAATGGAATGAAAATGAAGGTACTGTGAAAAGAACATACAGAGGATTTCACAAGCGTTCTTTGGGTGTTGTACAATTTGATACTACCAAGAACAGGTTTCTGGCTGCTGGTGATGactattcaatcaaattctggGATATGGATAACTCTAGTCTTTTGACAACCATTGACACAGAGGGAGGCTTACCA GCAAGTCCACGTATCCGCTTCAACAAGGAGGGTACATTATTGGCTGTTTCCGCAAATGAGAACAGAATTAAAATCTTAGCAACAGTGGATGGTATCATGTTATTGTGCAGTAATGAAAGCCATTCTCTGATTGCCTCAAGAATAGCACCCGAGACTGTTACAAAG AATGGTGATTCTAGAAACCAGGAGGATGTTAAACCTAGATTAACTGAAGAAGTTAACCCAGTGAAGAATTGGAAGCTCACAGAGATTAGCAAACCTTCTCAGTTGCGCACATTGAGGCTCTCAGCTCATGTTAAAACGGATAAG ATCTCAAGGTTAATCTACACTAATTCGGGTAATGGCATTTTGGCATTAGCATTAAATGCCATTCACCTATATTGGAAGTGGCCCCGAAGTGAGGTTAATTTGAGTGGGAAG GCAACTAGCAAGGTTGCCCCTCAACTAGTGCAACCAGCATCAGGCATATTAATGACCAATGATTTAGCTGGTGCTAAGCCTGAAGATGTTGTGCCCTGCTTTGCTTTGTCGAAGAATGATTCCTATGTCATGTCAACATCTGGAGGGAAAATTTCCTTGTTCAACATGATGACATTTAAG ACTATGACAACCTTCATGGAGCCACCACCTGCATCAACATATCTTGCTTTCCACCCTCAAGATAACAATATAATTGCTGTTGGCATGGATGATTCCACcatacacatatataatattCGTACGGATGAG GccaaaaacaaacttaaagGTCACTCTAAAAGAGTCACTGGCCTTGCTTTTTCCCATGTGCTGAACATACTTGTTTCTTCAGGAGCCGATGCTCAG ATCATCATATGGAGCTGTGATGGGTGGGAGAGGCAGAAAAGTGCTTTCTCGCATATTCCATCTGGAAGGACTCCAGCAGCAGCATCGGATACACAAGTTCAGTTTCATCATGATCAGATTCACTTCCTCGCCGTAAATGAAACTCAGCTAGCCATATATGATTCAATGAAACTGGAGTGTGAAAAGCAG TGGGTCGTAGGAGAAAGCTCAGCTCCAATCTCCCATGCAGCATTCTCATGTGATAGCCAGTTGGTGTACAGCAGTTTTGTGGATGGCAGTGTGCGGATATTTAATGCATCAAATCTCCAACTAAGATGTCGAGTTGATTCTTCAGCTTATCTTCCATCTGATGTCAG TTCGGCGGCAATATACCCACGTGTGATTGCAGCACATCCACAAGAACCCAACCAATTTGCCATCGGACTGACTGATAGCAGCGTTCATGTCTTGGAGCCACTTGAATCTGAGAATAAATGGGGTCTTCCTTATCCAACTCATGAGAATGGCTCGGCAAGCAACGGTCGCCCTTTATCTGCCGTCGTAGTAGCTTCAGATCAGCACCAAGGCTGA